The sequence CAAagtcttattaattatgtaattttgtcataattatgtgcatttaaacataattttgtttcatttttagttttggtCATGGAAGCGATTACATGTGGGTTGTCCTAGTAGATCACCTTCCCATGCCCCGGTGCCTATAGATGAGAGATTCCCTCCAAATGCACTAGAGAGTAGGTGGAGAGTTCCCTTATCTCATACAGACACTCCTCATCATGTGTTGGTCACATACAGAGATGAGTTTGATAGACAGCGATCTGATCAAGTTTAGgttaaatattagtattctttaacaaaattattaatattaatattataatttaaactttattaaatacatattaaGATTTGAATATATCAGGTATTATGACAGTTTTACATAGATGATATACTAGCATTGCTTCCAGACATTTGTTTAGCTTATCAGGATATTTAGCGAATGATgtcaccacttttttttttctttttttttttgttgagtgGCATCGTCCTGAGCGTGTATTGCGACAATTTGGACTCATACAGGGTATTCCTTCGACATCCTATATAGATTCTGACCTTCACTCCATAGATCGACGTGGTTGGCCTTAGTTTGATTGGAGGTTGCATCATGGGCGCTAAGTGGCATTATGGAAGGCTATGGGGGACCACATTGTCACTACGGAGCCTATAGAGCCTCATATGGACTACCATGCTCTATACATGACATGGTATCGTCGTATTACACATCGTTTTATTGCACCTATGGATAATTTTGGACCTATGCGGTACCAAGCTACTTCCTTATCTGCCCACTTATTGGTTTGTATCACTTTAATATTAGGTACATattgtgtataatatttattccaacaaataattatatatcattttatgtgacAGATTGAGACTATGACATCGATCATATCCCGAGGAGGTCATGCATTGGAGGACTTTAATAGTGATGCTTGCCACACTGGTATTGTTGATATTATTCGTATGGTCACTGATGTTATGTGCATTATTTGGGAGGATTATTGTATCTCACATGTAGAGCATAAAGGCGGTAGGTCACCAGCTCAGTCGACAGTTGCTCGACTACCACTTGTTCAAGGTCAATCGACATCTTGAGGGAGAGGTAGATATATTAGTTGTCAGTCCATCACCTCGTCAGTATCAACATCATTACAGCCCTTACCTTTTTATCCTCATGATTAGTACAACCACCCATCTCTTTAGAACTACCATCAGTGCAACCTCCTACATCTTCAAACCTACCATCAATGCAACCCCTTACCTCTTTAGACCCACCATCAATACAACCCCCTATTTCTTTAAACTTATCTTCAGTTCAGACCCCTACTTCTTCAGACCCACCATCAGCAAAACCCCTTACCTCTTCGAACCCACCATCAATACAACCCTCTACCTCTTTAGACCTATCTCCATTACAACCTCCTATCTCTTTAGACCCACCATTAGTGTAGTTTGACACATCTACTCAACTAGATTTATCGCCAACCATTCCGAGGGGTAGGCAGGGCTTATGTCGGTCTAGATTgctacctccaccaccacctctattTCCAACTCCATCACAAACAAGTGTTCTTCATGTGTCACATGCAATACCTGCTACAGTTAGAaatgagaaaccaaaaaaaaaaagagtatcaGTTACACATAAGTTCTCTCCTTGTGGAggcatgtgagattatatatgtttttttttttccactatattaatgtttctgtgtattttttgtgactttgattaaattactaaaaattacattttgtagtagactttttctaattaatttcattaactaattttgtcaaaaaatctatatatggcAACTGCGGcttaagagtatactattatttcgataaagataaatttttcataatacaaataatttaatatcttaaaaaataaaaaattaaatatcttaaattaataaattatacaattttatatattatttatatgttatataagtttattattttaatattattaatttattaataaataaaatattcatttataatgtcttctatttatcaatttatgtttgttgaaataatactagatttttaagtttaaatataaataatttattatttaagtatatttttttaatttcaataataaattgtaatttaatcatttttaattaaaaaattattttttaatgatatggcTCCTACGTGGCACcaaagagatcaatttgaatataaatttcataacgTGGTTAGatcctatatttttttaataaatgagtcattttgacccaaaactcccACATAAGACTTGTCACGGTTTGGTCGACCACATGTTGCTCAAACAAAACTAAGCAAgaaatatttcataatttttaattattttaataataacttttaaaattgaaaCCATATAAATTATGTCCTATTAAAATAAGTATCCTTAAAGAATAGGCACTTGAATTcaacaaatgaaaaattgatcacatttattctaattttcccTTGATTTTAAAGTTAGAATTGATGTGAGGGGATAGGGATGACTATATTTCTAGGCGTGTACTCCATGCGAAGCTAATATGAACTTATACATGAGGATGAAAGACAATTTCGAATCAGCATCGTATGAACAAGGAAGCTCAGTAATTAATGCAACTATAAATCTCATGGAGAGTTCGATCCTGTCTCAAGATGAACATTGGCAACATGCTTAAGTTTACCCAAACCCAAAATACATATCCCATCAAAATCTCCTCTACAAATTTGCTCCTTTACTACCCCACATCTTGGACTGCAAGGAAATGAGAATGGAAATCATCTCACCACTTTCTGAAGACCTCCCAAGAAATATTTGATACCTAAGACTAATAGTAGGATTGTAGCACCTGATATACCAAATCATACACAACAATATGAACTCAACACTACAACAAGAGTCTAATGTCTCCAAAGACTTTTATTAATTGTTGAACACTGCATGGTACATTCTCATTGATACAAGTGAGCGAGAGTTTCAGAGAGGGAACTCGGTCTATGTAGTGGTTAACATATTCTTGTAGCAATTGCAGAGAAGTACTGCATTTCAACATTTCATCTATGTACCTCCTTGGAAACACCTGAAACAATTAAAtcagatgcacagttatgtttGCCTTTGAAGGGTGCCAAATCACATAGTCGAAAGCAGGTGAGAATCCACATGAGATTTAATACAAATGTAAAAACACATTACCATTTATTCAACTTAGCATTATAGTTGATATTGATTCCTACAATGACAAACaagaatatcaaaattaataatcattCACTTATTCCCTTTCACAAATTGGTTTAATGACACAACATGAGATGAACCTAACAATATATCAAATCACGAAGAGATAACTAGAACAGACTAGAACAGCTGTCACAGACAtaatgctgattttgctggaaCTTCCATTTGGACAGCACATTTTGTAGTAAATCTGTAGTGATATCAATAGCCAAGAAATTAGTGTAGAAGAAATAACAGGGCGTTTTAAAGTCTAACATTCTGCATAATCCATATCATTATATTCTATTACGCCAGCTTTACCATAGGGCTTGCTCCTCACTATTGCATAATTTTAATCTGAGGATCTTAACACATGGGATATTAGGAAATATCACAGGCCATTGGAAATATGAACAACACTAGAATTAGTTTCTTTGGGACTGCAACTACTTGCTTGAGTGATCATCTAAATGATGCAAGCTCCTTCCAGACACTTCATCTTTCTTGGTTCATATTCATGCTGACTTCAAAGTTCAACCCACCCTCTAAAATATAAGTAGAAAGTGTatcaattttcttcttccttaataGCTTTTACCCAAAATATAAAAGAGGAGACAAAATTctcaaccattttcttttatcttagAATTCCAAAAGTGACAGTTTGACCCTTCTCCCCAAAAGATTTATCTATCATTTGTCAAATCTTTTTGCAACCATGGAACATCAAACCAAATCAGGATATTGAGATGGCATCTTTTCTTACATCCCTTGAACTGGTGAAGGGAACATGTAGCTAGTGCATATGAATTTCATCTAAATCATAGATGTTGTTTTCTCTAAACTAGAGCAGAAAAGGTTCAGTGACTTATGGAAACTCCTGTGGCCAAAGTCCCCCACCCCCTCATGTGCACAAAAACACTACCCACGAAAAAGCTAAAAGCTCTAGCAAATATAGTTAAAGACCTTTTCAGTTGGTTTAACTTTTGAAAGCTCAGTTTAAACTCTATCATCTGAATGAGGAACAGGtgggaaagaaataaagaatgatGGGGGAGACAGCAATATCCTAAAACATTGTTAGAAGGGAcatcattaaatgaataaaaatgtaaaataaataacagTGGACAGCATGGCTTTTGCCTTCACCTTACATCATtggcattttaaaaatatgttaacaTGACCAGTGGTGGAGCCAGAAAATTAGTTTGCACAAGGGGCATGAGCGGCTcaataatttaggaaattatttcAAGTGGAGTGGGGGGAAGGCAAAACTGCTCAGTGTAGCTTAATGGTAACTTATGAGTCCTTTTAGTAGGGTTTCAAATCCCCCATTATGCATATTTCTTATGCCGAATCTTTCCGATCAGACATTTCACTCGGGTGGGTGGAAGTGGCCCTTGGGCCTATCATAACTCTACCACTAAACACAATTGTATTTCATTGGCAAAGTAAGGCATAGCTGATTACTTGAAATGGAGACCTAGGAGTGGCGAGTTGAATGCGGtccttatttttggaatttttgctTGAATTGGCTGCTCTCAATACCAAAAGCTTCCCATTGACAGTTGACAACCTAAATCCTTTACCACTGCACCAGAGAATGGCCCAAGTAAGGCAACTGTAAGTTCATTGTCTCAGTTTACATGTTACCACAGTTCTCTTTTGAAGATTTAAATGATTACTAATTTTGAAGATCCATTAAACTTCCTCAGCATAAGAAGTTCTACCTCTTccaataattttccttttcttttccaaattacAATACACAAGCAAAGCACATGCACGATTAGTTGTGGTGCTTTGGGGATGGTCACAGTTAAAGGAGGAAGGACGCTTGGGGATGACCTGCCactgtggtggtggtggtggtggaaaaTGAGACAAACAGGCGAGGCAATGATATAGGTGAAGCTACTTCGTCAGTCTTGGTGTTGGCCACTGTCAAGTGCAATGGTGGCAAGAGTGACACTTGGGAGGTGGACGAGAAGGTGTTGGTATTAATGGTGCCAGCTGACAGGAGGCAGTAAATTTTCATGGCTGTCAGTGGCCAGGTAGGTATGATCTTGTGGCAATGGTGCAGTTGTTGATGACCATGGCACTAGAGGTCATGGAACAGGTAGTATAAATTATCTTCTCCAGGTTAAATAATCAATGATGTGGATTAGGCTTTACTAAAATTGCAAAGCTGCAGTTTCAATATGTAAGACCAAATTTGACAATAAGACAAGAACTAATCCCTCAAGTGCCTCTTCATCTAGATAGAAAATGTTCAATACACTTGACTTTAATAATATTCTCTGggagttaaaaaataaattcatgtcAGTTTGAGTAAACCAAATTTCAGCTATCAAACCCACAAAAATGGACgacaagaaaattgaaaagccaaaagaacaaatgaatacaaataaaaggTCCAAAGGCTGATCTAACTCAAAAGGGTATCTCCCTAAAAACCAAACTATGATAATAACTCCAGGAAAATAAATCAAGTCTGAATCAATCCACTAACAACTGACAAACCCAGAAAACAGAAACACTTGAAAGTCCAACCACAGAAACACACATTCACAACAGAAATGTTCAATTAATAGAGAAACAAATGCATTGACCTTCAATTTTTCCTAAAACCCACCATGAAAGGCCTCATGACTCAAGAACCCTATGATAAAATTACTATGGAGGTAGCAACAAAAAAGCACGATTCTGATATGATTTGGGTAAATTTGAAGAAAGAATATACCTCGGATGCATGGATCAAGAGACCTCCTTGGCATGGTGAAAGAAAGCAGCAGAGCAAAGAATAGAAGCAATGAATGCAAAAATTCCCAAACAAATCATCAAAGAAATCCCTGCTACCACTAAATCAATCAAGCCTTGCACACTAGCAACaccaatcatcatcatcatctctcCTTCTATACTTCAAAATTCGAAGAGGAAATACAAAACTCTGAAGTGGGTCTTGTGATTGAAGCTTGGATTAAACATTATAGAAGCAA is a genomic window of Vitis riparia cultivar Riparia Gloire de Montpellier isolate 1030 chromosome 1, EGFV_Vit.rip_1.0, whole genome shotgun sequence containing:
- the LOC117908893 gene encoding uncharacterized protein LOC117908893, which translates into the protein MMMMIGVASVQGLIDLVVAGISLMICLGIFAFIASILCSAAFFHHAKEVS